From Oryza sativa Japonica Group chromosome 4, ASM3414082v1, one genomic window encodes:
- the LOC9268636 gene encoding exocyst complex component EXO70A1, translating into MERAADEEAAAEALRAKIELLRQAMQSSEAMQKEAAVIGTRLNNHMVAIDEAMRPAHKRTYNACRVHDNIRRSLTAAGAIVRHLDLVREAEHVILLDRPNEDLNAYLEAIDKLTSVEYFFTSKIRCRVGNDVHERVNELLSKAIHGLENEFHRLLTKCSKPVDLENIFNCLSSLNRQLSSEDLIGPSAGDYSEAPLKQYAECTLPTLVDPCYLTLLSKLAQKSIQLDCHQKFMEIYREIRSSTLERTLKRLGVEYVTKEEMQQVEAQSMEAKIAEWTQFSRITVKLLFGAERILCDQVFEGKYTWKDHCFAEVTAKSLSILLSFGDAVVQSQILPDKLYILLDMYKATLELQSKVDAIFEGNACSENQKSALTLTKSLAQTAKKTIGDFMEYILNHSVTSTTVDGAVHYMTSYVTDYIKFLFDYQSSIKQIFGDPCVEDEKDTDVVSQIVGAIHALETNLAMKAKQYKDLALGHLFLMNNIHYIVKYIGRSELKDLLGADWIERQRRIVQQHATRYRRVAWLKVLECLSTQGLTSSVGSSIDVTQGSFRNIKNSTTSRSVIKERLKCFNMRFEEICQKQMNWGVPDRDLRDSLILMIAEILLPAYRSFLKHFGPLVENSHSALKYMKYTPESLEQALGNLFAKKLRSDQVIRDSDCIKHPI; encoded by the exons ATGGAGCGAGCAGCcgatgaggaggcggcggcggaggctctCCGCGCGAAGATTGAGCTCCTGCGACAGGCGATGCAGAGCAGCGAAGCtatgcaaaaggaggctgccgTGATAGGCACTCGCTTGAACAACCACATGGTCGCCATTGACGAGGCCATGCGCCCTGCCCAT AAGAGGACGTACAACGCGTGCAGGGTTCATGACAACATCAGGAGGAGCCTCACGGCGGCCGGGGCGATCGTGCGCCACCTCGACCTTGTAAGGGAG GCAGAACATGTGATATTATTGGACAGACCAAACGAGGATCTTAATGCCTATCTTGAGGCGATTGATAAGTTGACTAGTGTCGAATACTTTTTTACTTCCAAGATAAGATGTAGAGTTGGTAATGATGTTCACGAACGTGTTAACGAATTGCTTTCTAAAGCAATCCATGGGTTGGAGAATGAATTCCACAGGCTGTTAACCAAATGCAG CAAACCTGTAGATCTTGAGAATATTTTCAACTGTCTATCAAGTCTTAATCGGCAATTGTCAAGTGAGGACCTTATTGGCCCATCAGCCGGTGATTATTCTGAAGCACCGCTAAAACAGTATGCTGAGTGCACTCTTCCTACACTCGTTGATCCCTGTTACTTGACTTTGCTCTCAAAGTTAGCACAGAAATCAATTCAACTTGATTGCCATCAGAAGTTTATGGAAATATACAG AGAAATTCGTAGTTCAACTTTGGAACGGACTCTTAAGCGCTTGGGAGTTGAATATGTTACAAAAGAAGAAATGCAGCAAGTTGAGGCTCAGAGCATGGAAGCTAAAATCGCCGAGTGGACACAATTCTCCCGAATTACA GTAAAGTTGCTTTTCGGCGCTGAACGCATTCTGTGTGATCAAGTATTTGAAGGAAAGTATACATGGAAAGACCATTGTTTTGCTGAAGTAACAGCTAAAAGCCTTTCAATTCTACTCAGTTTTGGAGATGCTGTTGTTCAATCCCAAATATTGCCAGACAAACTATATATACTTCTAGATATGTATAAGGCAACATTGGAACTTCAATCCAAG GTTGATGCAATCTTTGAGGGTAATGCATGCTCTGAAAACCAGAAATCTGCCCTTACTTTAACTAAAAGCCTTGCACAGACTGCGAAAAAGACAATAGGTGATTTCATGGAATACATTCTGAATCACTCGGTGACGAGTACGACTGTTGATGGGGCTGTGCATTATATGACCAGCTATGTCACTGATTATATCAAGTTTCTTTTTGA CTATCAATCATCAATAAAGCAGATCTTTGGAGATCCCTGTGTTGAAGATGAAAAAGATACTGATGTGGTCTCTCAAATTGTTGGTGCAATACATGCTCTGGAGACCAATCTAGCTATGAAGGCAAAGCAATACAAGGACCTTGCTCTGGGGCACCTCTTTTTGATGAACAACATCCATTATATTGTCAAGTATATTGGCAG ATCAGAATTGAAGGATTTATTAGGTGCTGATTGGATTGAAAGACAACGAAGGATTGTGCAACAACATGCTACTCGATATAGAAGAGTTGCTTGGCTAAAG GTATTGGAGTGTCTATCAACTCAAGGTCTCACTTCATCAGTAGGCTCTTCAATTGATGTCACTCAAGGAAGTTTTAGAAATATTAAGAACAGTACAACCTCCAGATCTGTGATCAAGGAGAG ATTGAAATGTTTCAACATGCGATTTGAAGAGATTTGCCAGAAACAGATGAACTGGGGTGTTCCTGACAGAGATTTACGAGATTCCCTAATTCTTATGATTGCTGAAATATTGTTACCTGCTTATAGATCTTTCCTGAAACACTTTGG GCCTCTTGTTGAGAACAGCCACAGCGCTTTAAAATATATGAAGTACACTCCAGAATCACTTGAGCAAGCTCTTGGTAATCTATTTGCAAAGAAGTTACGAAGTGATCAGGTCATCAGGGATTCTGATTGCATCAAACATCCCATTTAA